The sequence ATCTCCTTTTGGGATTTATTAGCTTTATATTGAATATAAAAAGCAAGAAATGTTAGCATTGATGCAGTTATAGCAATTATTGGATTTAATGTTCCCCCTATACTATCACCAATTTCATTTGGATTTAATAGTTCTCCATCATTATTTCTATTTTTAGGTACAGAAGTAATTAAATTATTCATTCCATAATATTGATAAATATAATAAAACGAATAAATTAACAAAATGACACTAAGTAGAATAATAAATAAGAGTAAGAAATCTTTTTTTTCGTCATACTTTTTAAGTTCCATAGTTTTTTATTATTAAATGAAGATAAGATAAATATTTTTTCTTTCAAGCAGTAAAAATATTAACTCACTAATTCAAAACCTTCAGTATTTCTACGGAAAATTCAAACATTCAAAAACAGCCGTTTTCCCACCTCACAACTATGGGTACACCAAACAAATATACAGTGGTAAGGGAGTAAACGTAGCAGATGCAGACAAGGAAAGAGACAACGCTTTCAGAGTTTTGAAAAACTTTCTCAACGGCTACCGCAAAATGACAACTCTCTCAAACTACCAGTTTGCAGAAGACTTGTATCAGGTTTTCAAGCTTTATGGATTAGAGATTGACAAGCAAAGCTACTCCCAGCAAACCGCACAGATGAAAAAACTCATCGAAGACCTTGAAAAAACGGAGAATATTCAGAAACTAAATGCACTTTCGTTAATTCCTGCTTTCAATGAAATGAAGTCTAAGCATAATGCTTTTGAACTCATATTTGCCGAACAGGCAGGAGCGAATGCGAGTTTAAGACAAATGAAAACTGCATCAGCAATTCGCAGAGATTTGGAGAAAATTTTAAAATCTTTTCTTAATTTAATTACTGCTATGAAAGACATCGACGATTGGAAGTTATTGTATGCTGACATGAATGAACTGATAAAAGCTGCTAAACTGTCGAAAAAATCAACTACGCCAGATAAGGGTGAGAAAAATCTTTAATAAAGAAACATCATAAAAAAAGCAGGATCATGAATCCTGCTTTTGTATTTTCCTTTTAATACAAGTAGATTTAGCGAATCACTCTCTCCAAAACCCACTCAATCAATCTTTTTTCAGACTGGTGATGATCTGCTGAGAACTCGCCGCGTCTTCTGTTGGCGATGACGTTGTTGACGGTGATGGCTTTGTGACCTAAAAGTTTAGAGAAAGCATAGATGGCAGAAGTTTCCATTTCAAAATTGGTGATGCCCAGGTCATTTAAAGTTTCGAGGAACTTGTCATCCAAAGCTTTTAAACGAAGTTCTCTTCCCTGTGGAGCATAAAATCCAGGGAAAGTTGCCGTGTTGCCGTGGTATTTTGCATCTTTGAAAACTTCGCCTAATTCTTCTGACCATTCAGAGAAATACAACATAGGCTTGATCTTTTCGTAAGGGAATTTCTCTAAAAAGTTTCTTGAAAATTCATTTTCAAAATGATAGTCCTGATAGAAATGCATCAGTCCGTCAAGACCTACCACATTTTGGGTAACCAGCATATTATCGACCTGCACATCAGGATTTACGCTGCCGCAGGTTCCCATTCTGAAAAGTTCCAGAGATTTGTGTTCGGTTTTGAATTCCTTTTTCTGAAGATCGATATTCACCAAAGCATCAAGCTCATTCATCACGATATCGATGTTTTCAGTTCCGATGCCTGTTGACATTACAGAAATTCTTTCACCACGTAAAGTTCCGGTGTGGGTATAGAATTCTCTTTTGTTCTTTTTGATTTCTACGGTATCGAAATATTTTGAAACCTTCGGAACACGATCGGGATCGCCCACAAGGATTACTTTATCGGCAATATCTTCGGGTAAAAGATTCAGGTGGTAAACGCTTCCGTCTTCATTCAGTACCAGTTCTGAGGCTGCGAGTTTATTGAGCATATAATTTTTATAGTTTGATTGAAATTTGTGAACCTGAATTTTTCAGGGATTTAAAATTAGTGAAAATTAAATGAAGCAAAATATAAACATTATTTAATTTTTCGTTAAAACTATGGTAATGTTGGGATGATAGTTTTGCAGATGAAAAATTTTATAAGATCTTATCCTTTACTTATTCTTATCGCATTCATCGGAATTGCCGCAATGTCATTCAATCCGGTTCATAAAGGATTTGGAAACGAAAAAACATTTGTTGCTCAGGGTTTATTCAGTTTTAAAAATCATCTTGAAAGTTTAAAGACCGACGTTTATCTTTTTAAAGACGATAAAATCAATGCAGAACAGCTTCAAAGTTCATTAAGAAATACCCGGAATTCTTATAAAGAAATTGAATTTTTCATCGCTTATCATTATCCGGAATTTTCTAAAACGCATCTCAATGCCGCACCATTATTCAGAATTGAAGCTGCCGGAACTACTGCTTACACACTTCCGCCGGAAGGTTTGCAGGTTTTGGACGAATTGATTTTTTCTGACGAAATAGCCGAACAAAAAGATAAGATCATCGAGATCACAGATTTTCTGTACAACAATTACAATAATTTCTATTTAAGCTCTATCAATAATGGTTTAAGCAAAGGAAATAACAAAACATTGCCTTTAAGAATTGAGTTGATTAGAATTTACACATTAGGTTTAACAGGTTTTGATACGCCTGGCTCATTAAACATCTCTGAAGAAGCTGCTTTTGCTTTAAAAGGAATGAAAAAATACATTCAGGATGATGCTTATTTTAAAAATTACAATTCAGAGAAAGCTCACCAACTTATAGATGAAAGTATTCTTTATTTAAATAAAAATAAAGATTTTGAAACATTTGACAGGATTGAGTTTTATAAAAAATATCTGCAACCGTTGTATGAAGAATTAGGAAACTGGGACGGAAATACAGATGACTTAAAAGAATTTTCAGGCTGGAATGTTGCCAATAAAAACTTTTTCAGCAGTGATTTCTTAGATCCTTATTTTTTTACCATTTTAAAAGGTTCTGAAGACAATGACGATCTGAAAGCATTAGGAAAAGAAATTTTCTACGACCAAAATCTCAGCGACAACGGAAAAATGAGCTGTGCCTCTTGTCATCTTCCTGAAAATGCATTTACAGATCTTAAAACTAAATCTTTAAGTAATGTTGAAGGAAAAACAGTGTTGCGAAATTCCCCTTCACTGTATAATGCGGTTTTTGCCAAAAGATTTTTCTACGATATGCGTGCTTTTTATCTTGAGCAGCAGGCAGAACACGTTATTTATAATAATGATGAGTTTAATACAAGCTATGAAAGCATCATTAAGAAACTAAAAAACAAACCTGAATACAAAAAAGCGTTCCGAAAAGCATTTAAAAACGGAGATATCAGCAAGCAGAATTTTTCTAAAGCTTTGAGTTCCTACGTAGCTTCTCTCTATTCTTTTGATAGCGATTTTGACAGTTTTATGAGAGATGAAAAAGAGATTTCTGATGATGCAAAAAAAGGTTTTAATCTGTTCATGGGAAAAGCAAACTGTGCAACCTGCCATTTTGCTCCTCATTTTTCAGGGTTGGTTCCACCGTTTTTTAATGAAAATGAATCTGAAGTTTTGGGTGTAACCAAACAACCAATTAAAATATCTCCTTTAGAAATCGATTCTGATAAAGGAAGAATAAAAAGCAACGTCAAAAAGAAGATTCCTGGATTTATGAAAACTCTTTTAAAACGATGACGGTAAGAAATATTGCTTTAACGAAACCTTACTTTCACAATGGTGCATTCAATACTTTAGAAGAAGTTTTAGATTTTTATAATGAAGGTGGGGCAGAAGGTTTGGGTTTAAATATTAACAACCAGACATTACCAGCAGATAAATTGAACTTAACGGAAACTGAGATTAAGCAAATCATTGCCTTCCTGAATTCTTTAACGGATATCAGCAAAGCAAAAGGTAAATAATTAAAATTCATTGACGATTTAACATAAAGTTAATCCCCGTAACATTAGGTTTGAGATTAATTAATATTCAGGGATATTTTGTTAAAGCCTTATTAACAGGGGGCTCGCAATAATAAAATAGTTTTGCAACAGAAAAAATAAAAGTATTTAAAAGTGAAAAGAAAACTACTTTCAGTTGCAGCACTTGTATTAATGACAAGCTCAGCATTTCAGGCTCAGACTACAATTTTCGGATTGCAAAGTTCTTGGAAATTTTATGATCTCGATGCAGCACCATCAGCAAATTGGAAAAACACCAATTTTGATGCTTCAGCTTGGTCTTCAGGTAATGGACCATTAGGTTATGGGGATCCGGTAACAACCACCATACACAATGGTGCTACGGGTTTACCTACTGCATATTTCGTTAAAGATTTTACTGTAAACTTGGCAGACCTTACCAGTACTCTGGAATTTGGTGTGAGAAGAGATGACGGTATCGTCGTTTATTTGAATGGTGAAGAGGTTGTGAGAGATAACATGCCTACAGGAGCAATTACACACAATACAGCTTCTCTTGCAACAATTGATGGGTCAGCAGAAACTGCCATCAATGTATTTTCTATTCTGAAAAGTAAGTTTGTACAAGGTGTGAACAGAATTTCAATCGAATTACACAATAGATCTGGCTCAAGTTCAGATTTAACGATTGATGCTTATCTTAAAAACGTAGGAGTAATTACTCCTCCTGCTAATACTTGCACAGGAACACATATCAGCTGTTTTACATCTATTGTTCCTACATCTCAGACAGCAAAATTAATAATCCCTGCAGAGCATAGATTTCAGATGATTCTGAAAGAAGGTGATCCTTATTCAGAAGGTGGAGGGCTTGTTGGCGGACAAAATGACTTTACAGGGTATGTTGCAAAAAATGCAAGCAGCACAGACGGTTATTTGTCAGTAAATCACGAGACCAATCCTGGTGGAGTGACAATGGCAGAGATTAATTATAACACAACTACAAAACTTTGGGCTTTAACGAAATCAAGAGGTGTTAGTTTTTCTGCACCAAGTTTAGTTCAGACCATCAGAAACTGTTCGGGTGGAGTTACTCCTTGGGGAACTATTGTTACCGCTGAAGAATCTGTAACCGGAAATGACACCAATGCAGACGGTTACAAAGATTACGGTTGGTTGGTAGAAATTGATCCTGCAACCGCTCAGGTAATGTCACATAATTCTAACGGAACAAAGGATAAACTTTGGCAGATGGGAATTATGAATCACGAAAATGTAGTGATCAACAATGCCGGAACAGCAGCTTATTACGGTGAAGATGGTGGAACAAACATGGTATACAAATATGTGATGGATGTACCAAACAATCTTGCATCAGGTGATTTATATGTTTTGAAACTTGATCAGGGAATCAGTGGAGGAAACCCTGTGGGAACAACAGCTACTTGGGTTCAAATTCCCAATAAAACACAGGCAGATCAGAATAACACAGCAAGTTTAGCTGCATCGTATGGAGGAACTTCTTTTAACGGAGTAGAAGATGTTGAAATAAGCCCGATTGATGGTAAAATTTACTTCACAGCAAAAGGTTTAGACAAAATATATCGTTTACAAGACAACGGGATGACAGCTTCCCAGGTTGAAGTTTTCGCAGGAGGTGGTACTACTCAATATTCATTCAACACTGTACAGGGTGTGAAAACTGAATCTTGGGGAGACGGTAATGACAACCTTACATTTGATGAACTTGGGAATCTTTGGGTTCTTCAGGATGGTGGTAAAAACTACATTTGGGTAATTGCACCAGATCATACCGCAGCAAATCCGAAAGTAAGACTGTTTGCTTCTATGCCTGCAGGTTCAGAGCCTACTGGTCTTACATTCACACCAGATCATAAATTTGGATTCTTCTCTGTTCAACATCCTTCTTCAACGATTTCTACAGATATTGACGCAACTGGAAACGTGATTGATTATAAAGGGAAATCTGCTACTATGGTCATTGCTTTACAACAATTTTTGGGCACAACTGCAGTATTAGGAACTACTGAAACTGTTAAGGAAACAGAAGTTACGGTTTCCCCAAACCCAACATCAGGTTTAGTGAAAATCAATTCTCCTAAAGCTTTGAAAAATCTTGAAGTGACTGCATACAGCATGGACGGTAAAATTGTTTACCAAAAGAAATTCTCAGGGAACAATTCATCTTTAGATTTAGATTTTACTTCTCAACTTCAGGTTTCAAGAGTTTTGATGCTTAACATCGAGGCTGAAGGATTCCAGAAGACCGTGAAAATTCTAAAAAAATAATTACTTAATTTCTTTCTTAGCTGCCGACATTTTCTTTGTCGGTGGCTTTTTTTGTTTTTACGAAATCATATTTAAATTAAATGTCCTGCAAAAGATATTCTCATGAAAAAATTAATTCTCATCATTGCCTTTTTATCTCTATATACTATCAAAGCACAAATCGACCCTATCAAATTTCCGACATATACCAATGTTGAAGATGCCCTGAAAAGTGAGAAAACAGTTTACAGCATGAGCTTCAGAGAAAAAGGATTGTTTAATATCCCTCCTGATCTCGTGAAAATGGATTCTTTATTTTTTCTAAATCTAATGGCTAACAAATTAGAGAAAATGGATAGCGGTATTTTTAGTTTGAAAGAATTGGAAATTTTGATTGTTAATGAAAACAGCATCAAATTTATTCCCGATGAAATTGGTGAACTGAAAAAACTGACTACTTTTTCAATGAACTTGAACAGTCTTACAAAGATTAATCCGAATATTGTAAAACTGCAAAAATTAAAAACGGTTCATTTTGACGCCAATAATCTGAATGTTTTCCCTGAAGCGTTGCTGGAAATTCCGGCGTTAGAAGAAATCAATCTGAGTAGCAATCAAATCAGTGTTGTGTCGCAGGATTTAAATAGAATTAAAAATTTAAAATATCTAAACCTTTCTGCCAATCAGATCAATGATTTAACTGATGTAAAGTTTCCTGAAAAAATAAAATATCTCGAGCTTCAGCAGAATGCTATTGTAAAACTTCCTGATTATTTATTTAGATCTAAAAATCTTGAGTTTTTGAATGTAAGCAATAATAATCTGAAAGAAATTTCTTCTAAAGTAAAGGGCTTAAAAGGTGTTGTGAGTATGAATTTGGCAAACAATCAACTAAAAGATCTTCCAACAGATTTTCAACAACTTAAAAATCTGAAAACATTAATTTTAGTTGGAAACCCTATGGAAAAAGCGACCATCCAAAAATTAAAAGAACTGATGCCTCAAACGCAGATTTACTTTTAAAAATTATCCGCCGACTCTTTTTGTTTTAAAGCCCAAATCTTTAAGAATAGTCATGATTTTATCACGGTTATCCCCCTGAATGATAATCGTTCCGTCTTTTTCAGAACCACCTATTCCTAGTGTGGTTTTTATTTTTTCGAAATCTTTTTTAAATCTTCCTCACTTCCTTCCCAACCTTCAACGATGGTCACGGGTTTTCCGTTTCTGCCTTTCTTTTCAAACTTACAAACCAAAGGTTCTTTCTGCTTAAACTGTTCTTCAGGCATCTGAAACTCCTGCTCTTCATGCTCAGGAAAAAGGTTTTTGAGTTGATCACGTAAATCCATAGCACAAAATTAATAAAATATTTAAAAGGTTTAAAGATTAAACAGGAGAAAGCAAATAAAGTGGTTTTATTTTGATAAAAAAATCTGTGTAATCCGTGGGAAGTATCTATCCCGAAGATTACACAGATTTACACAGATAATTGATGCTGAAAATTTAATATTACTTCATTTAACCCGTTGTGCATTTTAAATTTTTGTATTTCTAAAATAAGTGAAACGGCTTTGTTTACCTTTATTTCAGTATTTTTAAAAAAAATCCTTGTTTATCCTTGCGTTTTTTTATCGCTAAGAAAGACTAAGTTTTTAAAATATATTTCTTTTTTAAGACAAACAATGGCATTTCATTTAGCGAAGAAAAACAATTATTTGAATATCAATCATTTAAATTCATCTTCATAATGCATAACGAGTTTCATTTAATATATTTATGAAGCTTTTTAATAAAAATTTAAGTCTCTCAAATTCTTCAATTCATTTCAAAATCGATAAATTTGTTTGTTAAAAAAATAAATTAAAATGTCAAAAAAAGCAATACTAGCAATACTTGACGGATGGGGTTTGGGTCAAAATCCTGAAGTTTCTGCATTAGCTCAGGCAAATACACCATTTATAGATAGCTGTTATCAAAAATATCCACACACAACATTAGAGGCAAGTGGTCTTGCAGTAGGACTTCCATTGGGACAGATGGGAAATTCTGAAGTTGGACACATGAACTTGGGTGCCGGAAGAGTGGTATATCAGAATTTGGTTAAACTCAACATGGCGGTTGAGAATGGTACTTTGGGGCATGAAGAAGTGATTCAGGAAGCTTTTGCTTATGCCAAAGCAGAGAAGAAAAACGTGCACTTTATCGGTTTGGTTTCCAATGGAGGGGTGCATTCACACATCAATCATTTAAAAGGATTATTAACGGCTGCCAGCGAATACGGATTACATGAAAATGTATATGTTCACGCATTTACTGACGGTAGAGATTGTGATCCGCATTCTGGTTTAGGTTTTATTGAAGACCTTCAGGATCACATGGGCACGACGACTGGTGCTTTGGCAACGGTAATTGGAAGATACTATGCAATGGACAGAGACAGACGTTGGGAACGTGTGAAACTGGCGTATGATGCGATGGTCAACGGAATTGGAGAAAGAACAATGGATGCAGCTTCTCTTATTCAAAATTCTTACAATGAAGGAGTAACTGACGAATTTATTAAACCTATTATTTTAGTAAAAGATACACAGATCGGAAATGAAGTTCCTGTAGGAAGAATCGTGGATAATGATGTGGTGATCTGCTTTAATTTCAGAACAGACAGAGGAAGAGAAATCACTGAAGTTCTTTGTCAGCAAGATATGCCTGAATATTTTATGCGAAAGCTGAATCTTCATTATGTTACCCTAACCAATTACGACAAAACGTACGAAAATGTAAAAGTTGTTTTTGATGAAGATGTTCTTCATGAAACAATGGGTGAAATTCTGGAAAGAAACGGGAAATCTCAGATCAGAATTGCCGAGACAGAAAAATATCCTCACGTTACATTTTTCTTTTCAGGTGGCCGTGAAGAAGAATTTCATGGTGAAAAAAGATTGTTGTGCCCGAGCCCGAAAGATGTTCCGACTTACGATTTAAAACCAGAAATGTCTGCTTACGAAATCACTAATTCAATTCTTCCTGAACTTGAAAATGAAACCGCAGATTTTATTTGTTTAAATTTCGCAAATACCGATATGGTGGGTCACACAGGTGTTTTTGAAGCAGCTGTAAAAGCAGCAGAAACGGTTGACAAGTGCATAGAAAAAGTAGCAACGACTGCTTACGAACATGGTTATGCAGTTTTCATTCTTGCGGATCATGGAAATTCTGACGTAATGATTAATGCAGATGGTTCGCCAAATACACAGCATTCAACCAATTTGGTTCCTTTAATTGTAATGGATAAAGATCATGAATGGAATTTAAAACCAGGAAAACTGGGTGATATGGCTCCTACTATATTATCCGTAATGGGCGTTGAAATCCCTGCAATAATGACGGGAGACATTTTAGTTAGCTAAACTTATACGATTATGATATATCTACCGTTGTCTTAAAAGATGGCGGTATTTTTTGTGATTTACACCAGACTTACTATGAGACACATACAATAGTATGCTACAAATAATAAAATATTAATATATTTGCAACTCATAAAAGTATTTAAAATGTACAATAAGCTCGTAAGAAAAGAGGTAATGGGTATTTTAGAAAAGGAAGTAGGTTCTTTTCTTGATAAATTTTTGACGCCAATTGAAAAAATTTGGCAGCCATCAGACTATTTACCAGATCCTTCAAGCGAAAATTTCAAATATGATTTAGATGAAATTCAGACTTTTGCACGTGAGATGCCTTACGACCTTTTTGTAACCCTGATTGGTGACTGTATTACAGAAGAAGCTTTACCTTCTTACGAATCTTGGTTAATGAGCGTTGATGGAATTGATCAGGAAAAAAGTGGACCGACTTGGGCAAGCTGGATAAGATCTTGGACAGGTGAAGAAAACAGACATGGAGATTTATTGAATAAATATCTTTATCTGTGTGGCAGAGTAAATATGAGACAAGTTGAGATTACCACGCAATATTTAATTAGTGATGGTTTTGATATCGGTACAAGTATGGATCCTTATAGAAATTTTGTTTACACAAGCTTTCAGGAAACTGCAACCAATATTTCTCACAGAAGAGTAGGTACTTTGGCAAAACAATCCGGAAACGGAAAATTAGCGAAAATGTGTGGTGTAATCGCTGCAGATGAAGCAAGACACGCAAAAGCTTATAAACATTTCGTGGCTAAAATTCTTGAATTAGATCCTTCTGAGATGATTTTGGCATTTGAAGATATGATGCGTAAAAAAATTGTGATGCCTGCTCACATGATGAGACAGTCGGGACAAAAAGCCGGTGAACTTTGGGGTCATTTCTCAGATGCTGCACAAAGATGCATGGTCTACACAGGTCAGGATTACATCAATATCATGAAAGATTTGTTAGACGAGTGGAAAATTGAACACATTACAGGTCTTACAGAAAAAGCAGAAAAAGCTCAGGAATATTTAATGAAACTTCCGAACAGATTGCAAAAAATCACCGACAGAGTTTCTACTCCGGATTTACAATTTCAGTTTAGTTGGGTGAAAGATTAATTTTATTTTAACAATAAATTATAATAGAGAGTGTCGGATGTTTTTTCGACACTCTTTTTTTATTTATTATCTTTGCCCAGCTAAAAAAGAACAAAAAATGGTTAGTAATAAAAAAATTGCTGTAGATTTCGACGGAACAATCGTGGATGATGCATATCCCGGAATCGGGAAAGCTAAAATTTTCGCATTTGAAACGCTGAAAAGATTGCAGGCTCAAGGATTCAGATTAATCCTTTGGACCTACAGACACGGCAAAACTCTTGATGAAGCTGTAGAATTCTGTAAAAAAAACGGAATCGAATTTTATGCAATCAATTCAAGTTTTGAAGGAGAAGTTTTTGATAGCGAAACTCAATCAAGAAAACTAGATGCAGATTGGTTTATTGATGACAGAAATCTTGGTGGTTTTCCGGGTTGGGGTGAGATCTATAATATTATTAATGAAAGAATAGAATTCCGTGTAGAAGGGAAGGAAGTTTTAGCTTATTCAAAACTGAAAAAAGAAAAGAAAAAAGGGCTTTTCTGGTAAAAATAATTAAAGATTAAAAGTTAGTAATTAGAATTAGTTCTAATGCTGCTTTTTAATTTTATCATAAGAATACTTAGATACTGAAGGTTTTATTAAACTAAATATTTATAAAGTTGTAAATCTAACTTCTGATATCTAATATCTAACATCTATTTAAAATGATTCAATTAAAAACAATAGACGAAATTCGTCTGATGAGAGAAAGTGCTCAGTTGGTTTCCAGAACATTAGGAATGTTGGCAAAGGAAATCAAACCTGGGATTACTACTTTATATTTAGATAAATTAGCGCATGATTTCATTAAAGATCATGGGGCAGAACCTGCATTTTTAGGATATGGAGGTTTTCCTTATTCGCTTTGTATTTCACCAAATGAGCAGGTAGTTCACGGTTTTCCAAGCAAAGAAGAGATCAAAGAAGGTGATGTTCTTTCTGTAGATTGCGGAGCGGTTTTGAATGGTTTTGTTGGCGATCACGCTTACACATTTGAAATTGGTGAAGTAAAACCTGAAATCAAAAAACTACTTCAGGTAACCAAAGATTCTCTGTATAAAGGAATTGCACAATGTGTAAGAGGAAAAAGAATCGGAGACATTTCTCATGCGATTCAATCGTATTGTGAAAAAGAAGGTTATGGTGTTGTAAAAGAATTGGTAGGCCACGGCTTAGGCAGAAAAATGCACGAGGATCCAAGTGTTCCGAACTACGGAAAACAAGGAAGTGGAAAAGTCATTAAAGACGGTTTGACGATTGCGATAGAGCCAATGATCAATTTGGGAACTGAAAAAGTGAAGTTCCACAATGATGGCTGGACGGTAACTACGCTTGACAATTTAACTTCAGCACATTTTGAACATGATGTTGCTGTGGTGAATGGTAAACCTGTTTTGCTTTCTACCTTTAAATATGTTTACGAAGCTTTAGGCATCGAAAGTGATGAAGAAATGCCATTCCAAATGGAATTTTAATGAAAAAGCTGACTAAGTTTTTACTTAATAAAATCCCTCGTCCGATGCTTATTCAGATGAGTGTCTGGGCGCGTCCGTTGATTTATCAGTTTTTCAAAGGTGATCAGTTTTTCGACCCTATTGATGGAAGATCATATAGGAAATTTCTGCCTTACGGCTACGGAAAACAGAGAGAAAACGCTTTATCTCCGGGAACTTTAAGTTTAGAAAGACATCGCCAGATGTGGCTGTATCTTCAGAATGAAACCGATTTTTTCATTAAAAACTGCAAAGTTTTACATATTGCTCCCGAGCAGGAATTTTTGAGGAAATTCAAAAGAATGAGCAACCTCAATTATATTTCGGCAGATCTTTATTCGCCGATTGTAGATGTGAAAGCTGATATTTTAGATTTACCTTTTGAGAATGAAAGTTTTGATGTTATTTTCTGTAATCACGTTTTAGAACATATTGAAGATGATGCCAAAGCGATCAGCGAATTGTATCGTGTTATGAAGCCCGGCGGTTGGGGAATTATTCAGGTTCCGATGAAAAATTCTTTGGAGAAAACCTATGAAGATTTCACCATTAAAGATCCGAAAGAACGCCAGAAACATTTTGGTCAATATGACCACGTTCGCTGGTATGGAATGGATTATTTTGACCGTTTGAGAAAAGCTGGTTTTGAAACTGAACCTAATTTCTACTCCAAACAATTCTCTGATGCAGAGATTTTAAAATACGGATTGAATCACAACGAAATATTGCCTGTGGTTTATAAAAAATAGAAAAAACGTCTTCAATTTTGAAGACGTTTTTATTCTATATCTTGGAATTTATATTTGTGAAATTCGTGAAAAAATTTGTGCTTAAATCTAATGGGAAACCGCCTTCAAGCCAATCACCGAGCCAATCAATGTACAGATAAAAAACATTCTCCAAAAGGTCACAGGATCTTTAAAAACTAAAATTCCCATCAAGACAGTTCCCACTGCGCCAATTCCCGTCCAGACTGCATAAGCCGTTCCAATCGGTAAAGTTTCAGTTGCTTTGATCAAGAGAAGCATACTGATTGTAAGACAAGCTAAAAAACCACCAAACCACCAGTACATTTCGTTTCCTGATGTTTCTTTTACCTTTCCTAAACAAGAGGCAAACCCAACTTCAAACAGTCCTGCGATAATTAAAATAATCCAATTCATGAGTAATAATTTATGACGCAAAGTTGAGGATTTAGTTTTGCTTTAAATTTTACATTTGTTAAAAAATAAATGAATCTTAGAGATTGTCAAATTTTATTTTGAAAGAAATATTTAATTTAAATAGAAATACTATTTCGCAGATTTAGAAAATCAAGCAGATTAGTTTAAAAAAAATCTGCACTATCTCTATCATCAGAGAGAGTTTAAAAAAATCACCTTATTTCTGCACGAATCCTGCTTAAA comes from Chryseobacterium sp. 3008163 and encodes:
- a CDS encoding DUF6261 family protein — protein: MKNFLNGYRKMTTLSNYQFAEDLYQVFKLYGLEIDKQSYSQQTAQMKKLIEDLEKTENIQKLNALSLIPAFNEMKSKHNAFELIFAEQAGANASLRQMKTASAIRRDLEKILKSFLNLITAMKDIDDWKLLYADMNELIKAAKLSKKSTTPDKGEKNL
- a CDS encoding leucine-rich repeat domain-containing protein, producing MKKLILIIAFLSLYTIKAQIDPIKFPTYTNVEDALKSEKTVYSMSFREKGLFNIPPDLVKMDSLFFLNLMANKLEKMDSGIFSLKELEILIVNENSIKFIPDEIGELKKLTTFSMNLNSLTKINPNIVKLQKLKTVHFDANNLNVFPEALLEIPALEEINLSSNQISVVSQDLNRIKNLKYLNLSANQINDLTDVKFPEKIKYLELQQNAIVKLPDYLFRSKNLEFLNVSNNNLKEISSKVKGLKGVVSMNLANNQLKDLPTDFQQLKNLKTLILVGNPMEKATIQKLKELMPQTQIYF
- a CDS encoding cytochrome-c peroxidase, translated to MKNFIRSYPLLILIAFIGIAAMSFNPVHKGFGNEKTFVAQGLFSFKNHLESLKTDVYLFKDDKINAEQLQSSLRNTRNSYKEIEFFIAYHYPEFSKTHLNAAPLFRIEAAGTTAYTLPPEGLQVLDELIFSDEIAEQKDKIIEITDFLYNNYNNFYLSSINNGLSKGNNKTLPLRIELIRIYTLGLTGFDTPGSLNISEEAAFALKGMKKYIQDDAYFKNYNSEKAHQLIDESILYLNKNKDFETFDRIEFYKKYLQPLYEELGNWDGNTDDLKEFSGWNVANKNFFSSDFLDPYFFTILKGSEDNDDLKALGKEIFYDQNLSDNGKMSCASCHLPENAFTDLKTKSLSNVEGKTVLRNSPSLYNAVFAKRFFYDMRAFYLEQQAEHVIYNNDEFNTSYESIIKKLKNKPEYKKAFRKAFKNGDISKQNFSKALSSYVASLYSFDSDFDSFMRDEKEISDDAKKGFNLFMGKANCATCHFAPHFSGLVPPFFNENESEVLGVTKQPIKISPLEIDSDKGRIKSNVKKKIPGFMKTLLKR
- a CDS encoding nucleoside phosphorylase, coding for MLNKLAASELVLNEDGSVYHLNLLPEDIADKVILVGDPDRVPKVSKYFDTVEIKKNKREFYTHTGTLRGERISVMSTGIGTENIDIVMNELDALVNIDLQKKEFKTEHKSLELFRMGTCGSVNPDVQVDNMLVTQNVVGLDGLMHFYQDYHFENEFSRNFLEKFPYEKIKPMLYFSEWSEELGEVFKDAKYHGNTATFPGFYAPQGRELRLKALDDKFLETLNDLGITNFEMETSAIYAFSKLLGHKAITVNNVIANRRRGEFSADHHQSEKRLIEWVLERVIR
- a CDS encoding alkaline phosphatase PhoX, giving the protein MKRKLLSVAALVLMTSSAFQAQTTIFGLQSSWKFYDLDAAPSANWKNTNFDASAWSSGNGPLGYGDPVTTTIHNGATGLPTAYFVKDFTVNLADLTSTLEFGVRRDDGIVVYLNGEEVVRDNMPTGAITHNTASLATIDGSAETAINVFSILKSKFVQGVNRISIELHNRSGSSSDLTIDAYLKNVGVITPPANTCTGTHISCFTSIVPTSQTAKLIIPAEHRFQMILKEGDPYSEGGGLVGGQNDFTGYVAKNASSTDGYLSVNHETNPGGVTMAEINYNTTTKLWALTKSRGVSFSAPSLVQTIRNCSGGVTPWGTIVTAEESVTGNDTNADGYKDYGWLVEIDPATAQVMSHNSNGTKDKLWQMGIMNHENVVINNAGTAAYYGEDGGTNMVYKYVMDVPNNLASGDLYVLKLDQGISGGNPVGTTATWVQIPNKTQADQNNTASLAASYGGTSFNGVEDVEISPIDGKIYFTAKGLDKIYRLQDNGMTASQVEVFAGGGTTQYSFNTVQGVKTESWGDGNDNLTFDELGNLWVLQDGGKNYIWVIAPDHTAANPKVRLFASMPAGSEPTGLTFTPDHKFGFFSVQHPSSTISTDIDATGNVIDYKGKSATMVIALQQFLGTTAVLGTTETVKETEVTVSPNPTSGLVKINSPKALKNLEVTAYSMDGKIVYQKKFSGNNSSLDLDFTSQLQVSRVLMLNIEAEGFQKTVKILKK